Part of the Roseomonas sp. OT10 genome, TGAGACGCGCCAGCGGCCCGTAGCGGTCCACCGTGACCGGCGGGCCGGGGTGGATCGCGTCGCCCGGCTGGACGTGCTCCGTCTGCGCGCTCATCGCGGCCGCTCCTCCGGCGGCACGGCGGGCGGGGCGTGCGGCAGGGCGGTCTCGACCAGCTTCTCCGCGTTCTCCTCATCCTCGTGGGTCACGCGGTTCGGCTTGGCGAAGACGCCGTGCAGCACGCTGCCCACCGCGAGCATGCTCATCGCGGCGAGGCCGACATACTTGGTCATGCCCTTCCAGGCCTGCACCACCGGGGAGATGCGCGGGTTCTCCGGCAGGTCGGCATAGATGCCCGGCTGGTCGGCGTGGTGCAGCACGTACATGACATGCGTGCCGCCCACGCCCGGCGGGTCGTAGAGCCCGGCATTGGCGAAGCCGCGGGACTTCAGGTCGGCGATCCGCCCCTCCGCGTGCTTCTTCATGTCCTCCTTGGTGCCGAAGACGATGGCCTGGGTCGGGCAGGCCTTGGCGCAGGCCGGGCCCGATCCCACCGCCACGCGGTCGGAGCAGAGGGTGCACTTGTAGGCGCGGTGGTCCGCCTTGGAGATGCGCGGGATGTTGAAGGGGCATCCCTTGATGCAGTAGCCGCAGCCGATGCAGTTCTCGTGGATGAAGTCCACGATGCCGTTGGTGTACTGCACGATGGCGCCGGGCGCCGGGCAGGCCTTCAGACAGCCCGGATCGGCGCAGTGCATGCAGCCGTCCTTGCGGATCAGCCACTCCAGATTGTCCGTCTGCGGGTTCACCCATTCGGTGAAGCGCATCAGCGTGAACATGTCGGCGGTCAGGTCGTGGGGGTTGGTGTAGCTCCCCACATTCTCCTCCATCGCGGGGTGGGTGTCGTTCCACTCCACGCAGGCGGACTGGCACGCCTTGCAGCCGATGCACTTGGAGACGTCGATCAGCTTGGCGACGGGCGTGAGCTGGCGCTGCGGCGCCGGCAGGTTGTCCGTCGCCGAGCGGCGGAACAGGTCGGCCTCGCCGAAATGCGCCGCCACCGGCTGCGTCGGCGGGTTGGTCACCGCCGTCCGCGGGCTGTCGGTCAGGTTGCCGCTCATGACGTCACCCTCACCCGGTCCACCGGCGCCGTGGAGGGCTCCAGATTGACCTGGAACGCCTTGACCGCCGGCGTCTCGATGTTCGCCTCACCCACGAACAGCGTCAGCGAGTTGGGGCCGAAGCCCTTCCGCGCCGCGCCGGTGAAGCCCCAGTGCAGCGGGATGCCCACCACATGCACCGTCTTGCCGTCGCAGATCAGCGGCCGGATGCGCTTGGTGACCACGGCCCGGGCCTTCACCTCGCCCCGCTTCGACCACACCCGCACCCAGCCGCCGTTCGTCACGTTGCGCAGCCTGGCGAGTTCCTCGCTGATCTCGACGAAGAACTCGGGCTGCAGCACCGCATTCACCCGGTTGTGCTTGGTCCAGTAGTGGAAGTGCTCGGTCAGCCGGTAGGAGGTCGCCGCGAAGGGGAACTCCTCCGAATTGCCGAACTGGGGCACGTCGCTCTGGAAGATCCGTGCCACCGGGTTGCCGCGCATGCGCGGGTTCAGCGGGTTCGCGATGGGGCTCTCGAAGGGCTCCATGTGGCTGGGGAAGGGCCCGTCGCGCAGCATGCCCCGGCTGAACAGGCGCGAGACGCCCTCCGGGTTCATGATGAAGGGCATCACGTCGCGCGGCTTGGCCGTCGGCGCGATGTCCGGCACGTCGTCGCCCACCCACTTGGCGCCGTCCCATTCCAGGATCTTGCGCGTCGGATCCCAGGGCTTGCCGTCCAGGTCCGCCGAGGCCCGGTTGTAGAGCGTGCGGCGGTTGAGCGGCCAGGCCCAGGTCCAGTTGGAATAGGTCCCCAGCCCGCCGGGATCGCTGTTGTCCCGCCGGGCCATGTTGTTGCCCGCCTCGTTGAAGCAGCCGGAGTAGATCCAGCAGCCGCACATGGTCGAGCCGTCGTCGCGCAGCTGGCTGAAGTTCAGCACCTGCCTGCCGGCGGGCACGATCACCTTGGACGGGTCGGCCGGGTCCGTCAGGTCGGTCAGCGCCCGCCCGTTGATCTCCTTCGCCAGCTCCTCGGGCTCCGGCTCCTTCGGGTCGTGGTACGCCCAGGACAGGTTCAGGATCGGGTCGGGGAAGGCGCCCCCTTCCTTGCGGTACAGCTCGCGCATGCGGAGGAAGATTTCCGCCATGATCCGCGTGTCGTGCCGCGCCTCGCCCGGCGGGGAGGCCGCCGGCCAGAACCATTGCAGCCAGCGGCCGGAGTTGGTCAGCGAGCCCTCGTCCTCGGCGAAGCAGACGGTGGGAAGCTGGATGACCTCCGTCTGGATCGCGGCGGTGTTCACCGGGTTGAAGTCGCCGTGGTTCTCCCAGAACCGCGCCGTCTCCGTCTCCAGCGGATCCATGGTGATGAGGAACTTCAGCTTCGACAGGCCGGCCACCACCTTGTCCCGGTTGGGGAAGGCGAGCAGCGGGTTGAAGCCCTGGCAGATGTAGCCGTTCACGCGCCCGGCGTTCATCAGTTCGAACATGCGTAGCACGTCGTAGGCGGGCACGTCCAGCTTGGGCAGGTAGTCGTAGGCCCAGCCGTTCTCCGCCGTCGCGGCGTCGCCCCACATGGCCTTCTGGAAGCTGACCATGAACTTGCGGTAGTTCTGCCAGTAGCTGGTCTGGCCGGGGCGCAGCGGCTTGAACTGCCGCGACTTCATGTAGGTCTCGAAATCCGGCTCCGCCTCGGTCGGCATGTTCAGGTAGCCGGTGAGCAGGTGCGACATCAGGCCCAGATCGGTCAGGCCCTGGATGTTGGAATGCCCGCGCAGCGCGTTCATGCCGCCGCCGCGCACGCCGATATTGCCCAGGATGAGCTGGAGCATCGCCATGCCGCGGATGTTCTGGGCGCCGTGCGTGTGCTGCGTCCAGCCCAGCGCGTACATCGAGGTCATGGTCTTCGTGGGCGAGGAGCACTCGGCCACCATCTGCGCGACGCGGAGGAACTTCTCCTTCGGCGTGCCGCAGATGCGCTCCACCATCTCGGGCGTGTAGATCGAGACGTGCTGCTTCAGCAGGTTCCAGACGCAGCGCGGGTGCTGCAGCGTCGGGTCGACCTTCGCGAAGCCGTCCTCGCCGATCTCGTAGTCCCAGGAGGAGCGGTCATAGTCGCGCTTCTCCGGGTCGTAGCCGGTGAAGAGCCCGTCGGACCAGCCATAGCCCTCCTTCACGATGAAGGCGGCGTTGGTGAAGGCGCGGGTGTACTCCCACTGCACCTTGTCGTTCTCGATGCAGTGGCGGATCAGCCCCATCAGGAAGGCGATGTCCGTCCCCTGCCGGATCGGCGCGTAGACGTCCGCGACCGAGGCGGTGCGGGTGTAGCGCGGGTCGACGACGATCAGCCGGGCGCCACGGTGGGCCTTCGCCTCCGTCACCCACTTGAAGCCGCACGGATGCGCTTCCGCCGCGTTGCCGCCCATGACGACGACGAGGTCGGTGTTGCGGATATCGGTCCAGGAGTTCGTCATCGCTCCACGGCCAAATGTCGGGCCCAAACTGGACACCGTGGGGCCGTGTCAGACGCGCGCCTGGTTATCGAATCCGACGATCCCGAGGGTCTTGGCGACCTTGAAGGTGCACCAGGCCGTCTCGTTGGTGGTGGCGGAGGCCGCGAGCATGCCGGTGGTGGTCCACCGGTTCACCGGAACGCCCGCGTCGTTGCGCGCCACGAAGTTGGCGTCGCGATCGTCCTTCATCAGCCGCGCGATGCGGTCCAGGGCGACGTCCCAGGACACCCGCTCGAACCGGTCGGAACCGGGCTTGCGGATCATCGGGTATTGCAGCCGCGTGTCGGAGCGGACGAAATCCTTCAGCGCCGCGCCCTTGGGGCACAGCGTGCCGCGGTTGGTGGGGTGGTCCACGTCGCCTTCGACATGGAGCAGCTCCGCCCGCTCGCCCTTCCGGACGTCGCCGCGGGAATACATGATGACCCCGCAGGCGACCGAGCAGTAGGTGCAGGTGTTGCGGGTCTCGGTGGTGCTGGCGAGCTTCAGTGGCCTCACATGCGCCTCGACCGCGGCTTCCGCCTGATCGAATCCCATGGATACGAGCGAAGTCGTCGCCACACCCGCGCCGGCAGCCTTGACCAGGCTACGCCGCGAGAGTTGCATGTTCACGGCACCCTCCCGTCTTAGAGCTTCCCAGTCCGGCATTTGTGGCGGGGCCTCTGCATCCGTCAAGAAGAGACGGAGTTCGTTCCGGGCAAACCCACGCGAGGACTTCCGCCGTATATTGATGATGCAATGCAATCGCAATT contains:
- the fdxH gene encoding formate dehydrogenase subunit beta, with the protein product MSGNLTDSPRTAVTNPPTQPVAAHFGEADLFRRSATDNLPAPQRQLTPVAKLIDVSKCIGCKACQSACVEWNDTHPAMEENVGSYTNPHDLTADMFTLMRFTEWVNPQTDNLEWLIRKDGCMHCADPGCLKACPAPGAIVQYTNGIVDFIHENCIGCGYCIKGCPFNIPRISKADHRAYKCTLCSDRVAVGSGPACAKACPTQAIVFGTKEDMKKHAEGRIADLKSRGFANAGLYDPPGVGGTHVMYVLHHADQPGIYADLPENPRISPVVQAWKGMTKYVGLAAMSMLAVGSVLHGVFAKPNRVTHEDEENAEKLVETALPHAPPAVPPEERPR
- the fdnG gene encoding formate dehydrogenase-N subunit alpha; the protein is MQLSRRSLVKAAGAGVATTSLVSMGFDQAEAAVEAHVRPLKLASTTETRNTCTYCSVACGVIMYSRGDVRKGERAELLHVEGDVDHPTNRGTLCPKGAALKDFVRSDTRLQYPMIRKPGSDRFERVSWDVALDRIARLMKDDRDANFVARNDAGVPVNRWTTTGMLAASATTNETAWCTFKVAKTLGIVGFDNQARVUHGPTVSSLGPTFGRGAMTNSWTDIRNTDLVVVMGGNAAEAHPCGFKWVTEAKAHRGARLIVVDPRYTRTASVADVYAPIRQGTDIAFLMGLIRHCIENDKVQWEYTRAFTNAAFIVKEGYGWSDGLFTGYDPEKRDYDRSSWDYEIGEDGFAKVDPTLQHPRCVWNLLKQHVSIYTPEMVERICGTPKEKFLRVAQMVAECSSPTKTMTSMYALGWTQHTHGAQNIRGMAMLQLILGNIGVRGGGMNALRGHSNIQGLTDLGLMSHLLTGYLNMPTEAEPDFETYMKSRQFKPLRPGQTSYWQNYRKFMVSFQKAMWGDAATAENGWAYDYLPKLDVPAYDVLRMFELMNAGRVNGYICQGFNPLLAFPNRDKVVAGLSKLKFLITMDPLETETARFWENHGDFNPVNTAAIQTEVIQLPTVCFAEDEGSLTNSGRWLQWFWPAASPPGEARHDTRIMAEIFLRMRELYRKEGGAFPDPILNLSWAYHDPKEPEPEELAKEINGRALTDLTDPADPSKVIVPAGRQVLNFSQLRDDGSTMCGCWIYSGCFNEAGNNMARRDNSDPGGLGTYSNWTWAWPLNRRTLYNRASADLDGKPWDPTRKILEWDGAKWVGDDVPDIAPTAKPRDVMPFIMNPEGVSRLFSRGMLRDGPFPSHMEPFESPIANPLNPRMRGNPVARIFQSDVPQFGNSEEFPFAATSYRLTEHFHYWTKHNRVNAVLQPEFFVEISEELARLRNVTNGGWVRVWSKRGEVKARAVVTKRIRPLICDGKTVHVVGIPLHWGFTGAARKGFGPNSLTLFVGEANIETPAVKAFQVNLEPSTAPVDRVRVTS